In a single window of the Terriglobia bacterium genome:
- the dnaK gene encoding molecular chaperone DnaK, producing the protein MNRIIGIDLGTTNSCMAVLEGAAVQVIPNQEGGRTTPSVVAFTEKGERLVGQIARRQAITNHRNTVYAVKRLIGRKLSTPQVQQARSLLPYELSQSPTGDVRIKIQDRDYSPPEISAYVLQKLRVAAEDYLGTLAIDAIITVPAYFDEVQRQATKDAGKIAGLNVVRIINEPTAAALAYGLGKKQSEKIAVFDLGGGTFDISILELNAGVFEVLSTCGDSFLGGEDFDQCIVQWIVEEFKKETTLNLQEDRLALQRVKEAAEKAKCELSVALEAQLNLPFITADEAGPKHFNRTLGRPQLEEMTTELVNRTVEPCERALSDAGLSSDQIDHVILVGGQTRMPLVRSRVESFFGKAPSLDINPDEVVAIGAAIQGGVLSGQIKDIVLLDVIPLSLGVETHGGLMTKFLERNTTIPTRKTMIFTTVADGQSTVEIHVLQGEREIAHRNRSLGKFELMGIAPAPKGVPQIEVTFDVDADGLLNVSAKDQHSGQAQAIRITPSSGLTQTEIVRMVEEANRFAEEDRKRREETMLLNHLNGLLQNTRKSFEEFGWMLEDEEQQRVKDLFLTSRHAIESRQIDALNRAVAEVEEVAARLKQLMLSPS; encoded by the coding sequence ATGAACCGGATCATTGGCATCGATTTGGGAACGACAAACTCCTGCATGGCTGTGCTGGAAGGAGCCGCAGTCCAAGTGATCCCCAACCAGGAGGGGGGAAGAACAACACCCTCCGTGGTCGCTTTTACGGAAAAAGGGGAGCGACTGGTCGGCCAGATTGCACGCCGGCAGGCCATCACCAATCATCGCAATACCGTCTACGCGGTCAAGCGGCTGATCGGGCGGAAGCTCTCGACACCGCAGGTTCAACAGGCGAGATCTCTCCTGCCCTATGAGCTTTCGCAGTCGCCGACCGGCGACGTGCGGATCAAGATCCAGGACCGGGATTACAGCCCCCCCGAAATCTCCGCCTACGTGTTGCAGAAGCTCCGGGTGGCCGCCGAAGACTACCTGGGGACGCTGGCCATCGACGCCATCATTACCGTTCCTGCTTATTTTGATGAGGTCCAGCGGCAGGCCACCAAAGATGCCGGGAAAATTGCCGGCCTCAATGTCGTCCGGATCATCAATGAGCCCACGGCGGCCGCCCTGGCCTATGGGTTGGGAAAGAAGCAATCAGAGAAGATTGCGGTCTTTGATCTGGGAGGCGGCACGTTCGACATCTCCATCCTGGAATTGAACGCGGGGGTATTTGAAGTCTTGTCGACCTGCGGCGACAGCTTTCTGGGCGGAGAAGATTTCGATCAGTGCATCGTCCAGTGGATCGTCGAGGAGTTTAAGAAGGAGACCACCCTCAACCTTCAGGAGGACCGGCTGGCGCTGCAACGGGTCAAAGAAGCCGCCGAGAAGGCCAAATGCGAATTGTCGGTCGCCCTCGAAGCACAACTGAACTTGCCGTTCATCACAGCGGACGAGGCGGGCCCCAAGCACTTTAACCGGACCCTGGGACGCCCTCAACTTGAGGAGATGACCACCGAACTGGTGAACCGCACGGTCGAGCCCTGCGAGCGGGCGCTTTCGGATGCGGGCCTGTCTTCCGACCAGATTGATCATGTGATTCTGGTGGGCGGGCAGACGCGGATGCCTCTGGTGAGATCGCGCGTGGAGTCGTTCTTTGGAAAAGCCCCCTCGCTCGACATCAACCCCGATGAGGTCGTGGCCATCGGGGCGGCCATTCAGGGCGGGGTCCTGTCCGGTCAGATCAAAGACATTGTCCTGCTGGACGTGATTCCCCTGTCGCTCGGCGTCGAGACACACGGCGGTTTGATGACCAAGTTTCTGGAAAGGAATACAACGATCCCGACGCGGAAGACCATGATCTTTACCACGGTGGCCGACGGCCAATCCACGGTCGAGATTCATGTGCTCCAGGGAGAGCGTGAAATCGCCCATCGAAATCGATCGCTGGGTAAATTTGAGCTGATGGGAATCGCCCCGGCCCCCAAGGGCGTTCCCCAAATCGAGGTGACCTTCGACGTGGACGCCGATGGGTTGTTGAACGTTTCCGCCAAGGACCAGCATTCGGGGCAAGCGCAAGCGATCCGAATCACGCCCTCCAGCGGTCTGACACAAACAGAGATCGTGCGAATGGTCGAAGAAGCCAACCGGTTCGCCGAGGAGGATCGCAAACGACGGGAGGAAACGATGCTCCTCAATCACCTCAACGGCCTGTTGCAGAACACCCGGAAATCATTCGAGGAATTCGGATGGATGCTGGAGGACGAAGAGCAGCAGAGGGTCAAGGATCTTTTCCTGACTTCCCGCCACGCCATTGAGTCTCGTCAGATCGACGCATTGAACCGGGCTGTCGCCGAAGTGGAAGAAGTGGCGGCCCGTTTGAAACAACTCATGCTCTCCCCGAGCTAG
- the prmA gene encoding 50S ribosomal protein L11 methyltransferase, producing the protein MPSCQEDDLVGFFDERGSTGVEVQNFNAARVTLCAFFPPHLAPFLPSLLDSLAPQLSETSRTSLTWTWVPHEDWSKQWRDALHPFSVGASFLVLPGVSGEEPDAEPRMKIRIEPGMAFGTGTHESTQLCLRSLEQLPIRGSTVLDVGTGSGILAIAAVLHGARNVFACDTDPVAVQVATANLTLNRASTNVRVWIGSLDALRDESVEICFANLSAGILDRLWPEFNRVLVAPGWLTCSGILEEQTGLIQDLLQQHQFLLERKETTNGWVCLTARKRSVR; encoded by the coding sequence GTGCCGAGTTGTCAAGAGGATGACCTGGTCGGATTCTTCGACGAGAGGGGATCAACCGGCGTTGAGGTACAGAACTTCAACGCTGCTCGAGTAACCTTGTGCGCCTTTTTCCCCCCTCACCTTGCGCCTTTCCTTCCTAGCCTCCTCGATTCACTGGCCCCGCAGCTTTCGGAGACATCCCGGACTTCCTTGACGTGGACCTGGGTTCCTCACGAGGATTGGTCAAAGCAGTGGCGGGATGCGCTGCACCCGTTTTCCGTGGGCGCGTCCTTTCTCGTGCTCCCTGGGGTCTCCGGGGAAGAACCGGACGCGGAGCCCCGGATGAAAATCAGGATCGAGCCGGGGATGGCCTTTGGAACGGGGACCCATGAATCGACCCAACTGTGCCTGCGCTCGCTGGAACAGCTGCCGATCCGGGGATCCACGGTGCTTGATGTTGGCACCGGTTCCGGTATCCTCGCCATCGCGGCGGTGCTTCATGGAGCCAGAAATGTTTTCGCGTGCGATACCGATCCGGTTGCGGTACAGGTCGCTACCGCCAATCTGACTCTCAATCGAGCAAGCACGAATGTCCGAGTGTGGATCGGTTCGTTGGATGCCCTGCGCGATGAATCGGTCGAAATCTGTTTTGCAAACTTGAGTGCCGGCATTCTTGACCGGCTGTGGCCCGAGTTCAATCGGGTGCTTGTGGCACCCGGCTGGTTGACCTGTTCTGGAATTCTGGAGGAGCAGACGGGACTCATTCAAGACCTTTTGCAGCAACATCAATTCTTGCTGGAAAGAAAGGAAACCACCAACGGATGGGTGTGCCTGACTGCAAGAAAGCGATCGGTTCGATGA
- the dtd gene encoding D-tyrosyl-tRNA(Tyr) deacylase produces the protein MRAVIQRVKQSKVMVNDQAVASIGRGLLVLLAVMKGDNEEDARHLAQKTIELRIFEDENGKMNRSLQEVGGAMLVVSQFTLAGDCRKGRRPSFDDAADPATARSLYGQFVESVRSQNIPTQTGNFQAMMQVHLVNDGPVTLLLDSRKSF, from the coding sequence ATGAGAGCCGTGATACAACGCGTCAAGCAGTCCAAGGTCATGGTGAACGATCAGGCCGTCGCCAGCATCGGAAGAGGACTATTGGTCCTGCTCGCGGTAATGAAAGGCGACAATGAAGAGGATGCGCGGCACCTCGCCCAAAAAACTATCGAACTCCGGATCTTTGAAGATGAAAATGGGAAGATGAATCGAAGCCTTCAAGAAGTAGGCGGCGCCATGCTGGTCGTGTCCCAGTTTACTTTGGCAGGAGACTGCAGAAAGGGACGCCGGCCTTCGTTCGATGACGCCGCCGATCCTGCGACAGCGCGCTCACTGTACGGCCAGTTCGTGGAGAGTGTCCGAAGCCAAAACATTCCCACTCAGACCGGAAATTTTCAAGCCATGATGCAGGTCCACCTCGTCAACGATGGCCCCGTAACCCTCTTGCTTGACAGCCGCAAGTCGTTCTAG
- a CDS encoding lipoate--protein ligase family protein has product MSDMKDAEKKVWRLISDPPRQGALNMEIDDALLHHLEESDRIATVVRFYEWEQPTLSLGQHQKIELAADTDFCQANHIDIVHRPTGGRAVLHDQELTYAVISNDQEIFPSTSVLGTYKQIAQGLCRGLKRLGVDALLADAPTHALEAPQNPVTIKHPCFNSPSRYELMVGQRKLVGSAQKRLQRSFLQHGSLLLDCDIPKLAHATRADPRALAQSITTLRSLLGRQVDRMEVEQLLREGMEAEFSIQFEVRPLGPEELRAMSKYKDKISHGVSA; this is encoded by the coding sequence ATGAGCGACATGAAGGATGCCGAAAAGAAAGTGTGGCGTTTGATCAGCGACCCGCCGCGTCAGGGTGCCCTCAATATGGAGATTGATGATGCGCTCCTGCACCATCTCGAGGAGAGCGACCGGATTGCCACCGTGGTTCGATTTTACGAGTGGGAGCAGCCAACCCTCTCTTTGGGGCAGCATCAGAAGATCGAATTGGCCGCAGACACCGATTTTTGCCAGGCCAACCACATCGACATTGTCCACCGCCCCACGGGTGGTCGGGCTGTGCTGCATGATCAGGAACTGACGTATGCGGTCATCTCCAACGACCAGGAGATCTTCCCCTCGACGTCGGTTCTCGGGACCTACAAGCAGATCGCGCAGGGGCTTTGTCGCGGGTTAAAGCGACTGGGTGTCGATGCACTTCTTGCGGATGCCCCGACGCACGCCTTGGAGGCCCCTCAAAACCCGGTGACGATTAAACATCCCTGTTTCAACAGCCCCTCCCGGTATGAATTGATGGTCGGCCAGCGCAAGCTCGTGGGCAGCGCTCAGAAACGTCTGCAGCGGAGTTTTCTTCAGCACGGGTCCCTGCTTCTGGACTGTGATATCCCGAAGCTGGCGCATGCCACCCGGGCCGATCCACGGGCGCTGGCTCAAAGCATCACGACCCTTCGATCATTGCTGGGTCGTCAGGTAGATCGAATGGAGGTGGAACAGCTGCTACGGGAGGGGATGGAGGCGGAATTCTCGATCCAATTCGAGGTACGGCCCCTGGGCCCGGAAGAGCTGAGGGCGATGTCCAAGTACAAGGATAAGATTTCTCATGGGGTTAGCGCTTGA
- the dnaJ gene encoding molecular chaperone DnaJ: MANTTRDYYQILGVSRDANDQEIKSAYRRMAMRFHPDKNPGNKEAEENFKEAAEAYSVLSDANKRSVYDRFGHQGLSGSAGGFGGFDPTVFSDFSDILGDFFGFGDIFGGGGGGRRRSSRERGSDLRYDLQISFEEAAFGVKTKIRVPRLEQCKECGGSGSEKGAGPTTCPQCQGRGQVRYQQGFLSISRTCGQCRGTGEVITNPCKECRGNGRVRAEKTLEIKIPAGVDNGSRLRITGEGDIGARGGEWGDLYVVIYVKEHAYFEREGVDLHCNVPISFSQAALGAEIKVPTLEGDEEQLKIPEATQSGTTFRLRSKGIPNINGHGRGDLFITVRILTPQKLTREQRRLLEQLATVSSVENKPAEKKIFEKVKDIFG; this comes from the coding sequence GTGGCCAATACGACTCGCGACTATTATCAAATCCTGGGCGTCTCCCGTGACGCGAACGATCAGGAAATCAAAAGCGCCTACCGCAGAATGGCGATGCGCTTCCATCCCGATAAGAACCCCGGCAACAAGGAAGCCGAAGAGAATTTCAAAGAAGCCGCAGAAGCCTATAGCGTATTAAGTGATGCGAACAAGCGCAGTGTCTATGACCGTTTCGGTCACCAGGGGCTGAGCGGATCAGCAGGCGGGTTCGGTGGATTTGATCCGACCGTCTTTTCCGACTTTAGCGACATCCTGGGTGATTTTTTTGGTTTCGGCGATATTTTCGGAGGTGGAGGAGGGGGACGCCGTCGCTCCTCCCGGGAGCGCGGGTCGGATCTCCGATATGACCTCCAGATCTCCTTTGAAGAGGCCGCCTTTGGAGTTAAAACCAAAATCCGAGTCCCCCGCCTCGAGCAGTGCAAGGAATGTGGGGGATCCGGCTCCGAAAAAGGCGCTGGGCCGACCACTTGCCCTCAATGTCAGGGGCGCGGGCAGGTGCGTTATCAGCAGGGCTTCTTATCCATCAGCCGGACTTGTGGTCAGTGCCGCGGGACGGGGGAGGTCATCACCAACCCTTGCAAGGAATGCCGCGGCAATGGTCGCGTGCGAGCCGAGAAAACCCTGGAAATCAAAATCCCTGCCGGCGTCGATAATGGGTCCCGTCTCCGGATTACGGGGGAGGGTGACATCGGGGCACGTGGCGGTGAGTGGGGCGATCTGTATGTGGTCATCTATGTCAAGGAACATGCCTACTTTGAACGGGAGGGGGTCGATCTCCACTGCAATGTCCCCATCAGCTTCTCTCAAGCGGCCCTGGGTGCGGAGATCAAAGTGCCGACCCTTGAGGGCGACGAGGAGCAGTTGAAAATTCCTGAGGCAACACAGTCGGGAACCACCTTTCGCCTCCGCAGCAAAGGCATTCCCAACATCAATGGTCATGGCCGCGGAGACCTTTTCATCACCGTTCGGATCTTAACCCCCCAGAAGCTCACCCGTGAACAGCGCCGCTTGCTGGAACAGCTGGCAACGGTCTCTTCGGTTGAAAACAAACCGGCCGAGAAGAAAATCTTTGAAAAAGTGAAAGACATTTTCGGGTAG
- the hrcA gene encoding heat-inducible transcriptional repressor HrcA — protein MVKANLDPRSHEILVTLVRTYIEQGEPVGSATILRRRKLGLSPATIRSILARLEEEGYLVQPHPSAGRVPTDKGYRLFVDALAGESRIRADDKNFIKTSFSREFEEAPQPLERVSHLLAEISNHVGLVVASHMVQNELQHIEFIRLSPHRILVVLVTKPGIVQNRLLMMDEPFTQSELDQTAKYLMANFPGKSLAGIRRELQLRLREEKTRCDELLEKALLICQQRELTEEENSTEVFVDGASRMVNESTVLEVEKLKELLGALEEKSRLLRLLDECLTTRDVGIRVFIGSENRGTELTHCSVITAPYWSNGQVVGSLGIIGPKRMSYDRTIGVVDYMAKMVSQMLSKN, from the coding sequence ATGGTTAAGGCAAACTTAGATCCGCGCTCGCATGAAATCCTGGTGACCTTGGTGCGCACCTATATCGAACAAGGGGAGCCCGTGGGGTCGGCGACCATCCTGCGACGTCGGAAGCTGGGACTGAGTCCGGCCACGATTCGAAGCATCCTGGCGCGGCTTGAGGAAGAAGGGTATTTGGTGCAACCCCATCCTTCGGCGGGGCGCGTGCCGACCGACAAGGGATACCGCCTGTTTGTGGATGCGCTGGCGGGGGAGTCGAGGATTCGGGCGGACGACAAGAATTTTATCAAGACCAGCTTTTCCCGGGAATTCGAAGAGGCCCCGCAGCCCCTCGAGCGCGTGTCGCATCTTCTGGCCGAGATTTCAAATCACGTGGGGCTGGTCGTGGCCTCCCATATGGTTCAGAACGAACTTCAGCACATTGAGTTCATCCGCCTCTCCCCGCATCGGATCCTGGTCGTTCTGGTCACCAAACCCGGGATCGTCCAGAATCGGCTTCTCATGATGGATGAACCCTTTACGCAGAGCGAACTGGATCAGACCGCAAAATACCTGATGGCGAACTTTCCGGGGAAGAGCCTTGCCGGGATACGCCGGGAGCTGCAACTGCGCCTCCGCGAGGAAAAGACACGGTGCGACGAGTTGTTGGAAAAGGCGCTCTTGATCTGTCAGCAACGGGAGCTCACAGAAGAAGAGAATTCAACGGAAGTTTTCGTCGATGGCGCCTCAAGAATGGTCAACGAATCGACGGTGCTGGAAGTGGAAAAGCTCAAAGAGCTCCTGGGAGCCCTGGAGGAGAAATCGAGGTTATTGCGGTTGCTCGACGAGTGTTTGACCACACGCGACGTGGGAATTCGCGTCTTCATTGGATCAGAGAACCGGGGGACCGAGTTGACCCATTGCTCCGTGATTACCGCTCCCTATTGGTCCAATGGCCAGGTGGTGGGCTCACTGGGGATCATCGGACCCAAGCGGATGTCCTATGACCGGACGATTGGCGTGGTCGATTACATGGCCAAGATGGTCAGCCAGATGTTGAGTAAGAATTGA
- the grpE gene encoding nucleotide exchange factor GrpE, which translates to MSFGKSDSPKKDLKPPANKGGVSSDVEKAQAPHEMEAVPEESLSQVSSSEEESSAEDEVRGEATIEEVAARLVEPEAVKPEGAQEKIKKLTEENAHLFDQLLRKQAEFENFRKRTEKEKAEFMRYANFEIVRSLLPVLDGFERALHMETSEELEGFKKGMELVYKQFSDGLQKAGLKPILALGHKFDPNFHQAMVHEERDDLEENMVIEEYQRGYTFQGRLLRAAMVKVAMVKKPSSGKEEGADSETP; encoded by the coding sequence ATGAGTTTTGGAAAATCAGATTCACCGAAGAAAGACCTAAAGCCGCCAGCCAACAAGGGAGGAGTCTCGAGCGACGTGGAGAAGGCACAAGCCCCGCATGAGATGGAAGCCGTCCCGGAGGAGTCCCTGTCACAGGTGTCTTCATCGGAAGAGGAATCGTCCGCTGAAGATGAAGTGAGGGGAGAAGCGACCATCGAAGAAGTGGCCGCGCGATTAGTAGAGCCTGAGGCGGTCAAACCTGAAGGAGCGCAGGAAAAGATCAAGAAGCTGACGGAAGAAAATGCCCACTTGTTTGACCAGTTACTCCGCAAGCAGGCCGAGTTTGAAAACTTTCGCAAGCGCACCGAAAAAGAGAAGGCAGAGTTCATGCGCTATGCGAATTTTGAAATTGTCCGCAGTCTGCTCCCCGTTCTGGATGGGTTCGAACGCGCGCTCCACATGGAGACGAGCGAAGAGCTGGAAGGGTTCAAGAAGGGGATGGAACTGGTCTATAAGCAATTCTCCGACGGGTTGCAGAAGGCGGGATTGAAGCCCATTCTGGCCCTGGGCCACAAGTTTGATCCCAACTTTCATCAAGCGATGGTTCATGAGGAGCGGGATGATCTGGAAGAGAACATGGTGATTGAGGAATACCAGCGCGGCTATACTTTCCAGGGTAGACTGCTCCGCGCGGCCATGGTCAAAGTGGCGATGGTCAAGAAGCCCTCCTCGGGAAAAGAAGAAGGCGCCGACTCCGAGACCCCGTAG
- a CDS encoding FAD-dependent oxidoreductase, translating to MGAFHTKLVKRGDVAEGTMAFYFEKPPGFQFKPGQYVDVILINPPEKDDEGIARSFSIASAPFEEDLMFATRMRDTAFKRVLKSMPLGTEVEIEGPYGSFVLHNNAVRPAVLLAGGIGITPFRSMVVQAAETRLPHRMVLMYCNRRPEDAAFLEELLKLQSLNEKFTCIGLMTAPERSHRHWEGEKGRLSVDMLMRHSKHLADPIYYVVGPPGMVDGVHTLLNEAGVNDDNIRSEEFGGY from the coding sequence ATGGGAGCCTTCCATACCAAGCTTGTCAAGCGCGGGGATGTCGCCGAGGGGACGATGGCGTTTTATTTCGAAAAACCCCCGGGCTTCCAGTTTAAACCCGGTCAGTATGTGGACGTCATTCTGATCAATCCTCCTGAGAAGGATGATGAGGGGATTGCGCGTTCCTTTTCCATTGCGAGTGCCCCTTTTGAAGAGGACCTTATGTTCGCCACGCGAATGCGTGATACCGCCTTCAAGCGAGTTCTCAAGTCCATGCCGCTCGGCACTGAAGTGGAGATTGAAGGGCCCTATGGAAGCTTCGTTTTACACAATAACGCCGTCAGGCCCGCCGTGCTGCTCGCGGGTGGAATTGGAATTACCCCCTTCCGGTCCATGGTCGTGCAGGCGGCTGAAACACGGTTGCCCCATCGCATGGTTCTCATGTACTGCAATCGACGCCCCGAGGATGCCGCGTTCCTCGAGGAACTTCTAAAGCTCCAGTCACTCAATGAGAAATTCACCTGCATTGGCCTCATGACGGCGCCAGAGAGGTCTCACCGTCACTGGGAAGGCGAAAAGGGACGCCTGAGTGTTGATATGCTCATGAGGCATTCAAAACATCTTGCCGATCCGATTTATTACGTGGTGGGCCCGCCGGGGATGGTAGACGGCGTTCATACCCTGCTGAATGAGGCCGGGGTAAACGACGACAATATTCGGAGCGAAGAGTTTGGCGGATATTAG
- a CDS encoding VTT domain-containing protein, translated as MDHILHLLDRYGYAILFASVFLEALGLPIPAFPFLLAAGAASMLGSLSLTIVLLTAVFGMLLGDTVLYFLGRKSGWWILGFLCKVSASPETCILRSAESFYRRGRITLVFAKYIPGINTMAPPLAGSLRMKLRQFLALDLLGSLLYIVPFLALGFFFSRGIERIVNRIHSLGQIFLWLFILALLGYAIHRFRIYSKNQLYREVPRVSAQELAEKLSDPKWSKAILIADSRSHGYYEDGAQRIKGSIRIEPASINEQLEKLPRDKEIYLYCT; from the coding sequence ATGGACCACATCTTGCATCTTCTTGATCGCTACGGGTATGCGATCCTATTCGCCAGTGTTTTTCTTGAGGCCCTGGGGTTGCCGATCCCGGCGTTCCCGTTTCTTCTGGCGGCGGGCGCGGCGTCGATGCTCGGTTCCCTGAGCCTCACAATCGTCCTGTTGACGGCGGTCTTCGGGATGTTGTTGGGAGATACGGTCCTCTATTTTCTTGGCAGAAAGTCAGGCTGGTGGATTCTCGGATTTCTCTGCAAAGTCTCCGCCAGCCCCGAGACTTGCATCCTTCGGTCCGCCGAATCGTTTTACAGGCGGGGACGGATCACCCTCGTTTTTGCGAAGTACATTCCCGGCATCAACACCATGGCCCCTCCTCTGGCAGGGAGCCTGAGAATGAAGCTCCGCCAGTTCCTCGCGCTCGATCTGCTGGGAAGCCTGCTTTACATCGTCCCCTTCCTGGCGCTCGGATTCTTCTTCAGCCGGGGGATCGAGCGCATTGTGAACCGCATTCATTCTCTGGGTCAGATTTTCCTCTGGCTCTTTATTCTCGCCCTCTTAGGGTACGCCATTCACCGGTTCCGGATTTACTCCAAGAACCAACTTTACCGGGAAGTGCCTCGGGTGAGCGCTCAGGAGTTGGCCGAGAAGCTATCCGATCCGAAATGGTCAAAGGCGATCTTGATTGCCGACTCGCGCAGCCATGGCTATTACGAGGATGGCGCCCAGCGCATCAAAGGCTCCATTCGCATCGAGCCGGCGTCCATCAACGAGCAACTTGAGAAACTGCCTCGCGACAAGGAGATATATTTGTATTGCACTTGA
- a CDS encoding 16S rRNA (uracil(1498)-N(3))-methyltransferase: protein MGVPDCKKAIGSMTDRRIFVSATDWSDDYVVVGGEQGHHLRDVLRARAGDLFELIDGQGRWARAAVETISTRGEVKCRIREQTLIPPPAPDRLVLLQALVRFEKFEWILEKATELGVTRVVPLVTAHTEAKWSTMTNARVERWQKILIESIKQCRRLHLPALGTPSPFTQAVSETTGNFNILLSERPETPSLKSVLKKIQEPRRREAVGGTCPGVTLAIGPEGGWALEEIALAEQSGFHAASLGERILRTETAAVSSLAILGYEMDD, encoded by the coding sequence ATGGGTGTGCCTGACTGCAAGAAAGCGATCGGTTCGATGACTGACCGGCGGATCTTCGTCAGCGCCACGGACTGGTCGGATGATTACGTCGTCGTGGGCGGCGAGCAGGGCCATCACCTCAGAGACGTTTTAAGGGCGCGGGCCGGCGATCTATTCGAACTGATCGACGGACAGGGCCGATGGGCGCGAGCCGCGGTGGAGACGATTTCCACCCGTGGCGAAGTCAAGTGCCGAATCCGGGAGCAAACACTGATTCCACCTCCGGCTCCCGATCGTCTCGTGCTTCTGCAGGCCCTCGTACGGTTTGAGAAGTTTGAGTGGATTTTGGAAAAGGCAACGGAATTGGGAGTCACCCGGGTGGTTCCGCTGGTGACGGCCCACACCGAGGCGAAATGGAGCACCATGACGAACGCCCGTGTTGAGCGTTGGCAAAAGATCCTGATTGAATCGATCAAGCAATGCCGCCGGTTGCACCTCCCGGCTCTCGGAACGCCTTCCCCCTTCACTCAGGCGGTTTCTGAAACGACGGGAAACTTCAACATACTCCTGAGCGAGAGACCGGAGACTCCCTCGCTGAAATCTGTCCTCAAGAAGATTCAGGAGCCCCGCCGCAGGGAGGCGGTGGGTGGAACGTGCCCCGGAGTCACCTTGGCCATCGGGCCGGAGGGCGGATGGGCTCTTGAAGAGATCGCTCTTGCGGAACAGTCCGGATTTCACGCGGCTTCGCTGGGAGAGAGAATTCTTCGGACCGAGACCGCCGCCGTATCCAGCCTGGCCATTCTGGGTTATGAAATGGACGATTAG
- a CDS encoding YceI family protein: protein MVWALLLSLFLVNAVFSADKYALDPVHSSIGFSIRHLVINSVKGKFTEFTGTLLYDEGDITKSSVNVTIKAASIDTGTPNRDKDLRSANFLDAEKFPELTFQSQRIEKRGDGYVAVGTLTMHGVSKEISLPFTITGKIKDPWGGTRMGIEAGITLDRRDYGMNYGKTLDGGGLVVGNDVKIEIAAEAVKAK from the coding sequence ATGGTTTGGGCGTTGCTCCTGAGCTTGTTTCTGGTCAATGCTGTTTTCAGTGCTGATAAATACGCGCTGGATCCGGTCCACAGCTCGATCGGATTTTCGATCCGGCATCTGGTGATCAACAGCGTAAAGGGGAAATTCACCGAGTTTACGGGCACGCTTTTGTACGACGAGGGGGATATCACGAAATCGTCGGTCAACGTGACCATCAAAGCGGCCAGCATCGATACAGGTACTCCCAACCGGGACAAGGATTTGCGTAGTGCAAACTTCCTGGATGCGGAAAAGTTTCCCGAGCTCACCTTCCAGAGTCAGCGCATTGAAAAGAGAGGGGACGGCTATGTCGCCGTCGGAACGCTGACGATGCATGGGGTTTCGAAAGAGATCTCGTTGCCCTTTACCATTACCGGCAAAATCAAAGATCCGTGGGGCGGAACCCGGATGGGTATCGAAGCCGGAATAACATTGGATCGGCGCGATTACGGAATGAATTATGGGAAGACGCTCGATGGGGGCGGCCTCGTGGTGGGCAACGACGTGAAGATCGAAATCGCCGCCGAGGCCGTGAAGGCGAAGTAA